The Antennarius striatus isolate MH-2024 chromosome 23, ASM4005453v1, whole genome shotgun sequence genome has a segment encoding these proteins:
- the LOC137590655 gene encoding ubiquitin carboxyl-terminal hydrolase 12-like isoform X4, protein MNYLVKDGNKSPKTAHSPVPTGENHGLFNQGATCYLNSVLQVLFMTEGFHAAVKKHTSEYPDTECVDRHLTDLFEDLKENTAHTKMITEKLGISRVDVQHDAAEYFQKILSLTSQTASEIFHGLLTHKTVCSTCGEETESDVGFLHLPLALADSYYFKYFSVLNGLENYFRVSHFSGENRIYCDKCDAKSDATTECLIKHLPEALMLQLNRFKFDYNSMTTVKNHCTVRIPFTLQTPETQTYELYAFVDHFGDLTGGHYTATIRVDEMWREFDDSNVTLPDPHLCQMDSFTSCNAYLLFYRKINECPADICSQDSVSTGGGFGGVESEFQPVCDVEDQGVGRVSGIKSVCSDGQGHQEMMDSNASYSLYKLRLLLECIPDG, encoded by the exons ATGAATTATCTGGTAAAAGATGGAAATAAATCCCCCAAAACTGCACATTCTCCAG TCCCAACAGGTGAGAATCACGGCTTGTTCAACCAGGGGGCAACCTGTTACCTGAACAGTGTCTTGCAGGTGTTGTTTATGACTGAAGGCTTCCACGCAGCAGTGAAAAA GCATACTAGTGAATATCCTGACACTGAATGCGTTGATCGTCACCTGACAGACTTGTTTGaggatttaaaagaaaacacagcacacacgaAGATGATTACAGAGAAACTAGGCATCAGTAGAG tggATGTACAACATGATGCTGCGGAGTACTTTCAGAAGATTTTAAGTCTGACAAGTCAAACGGCATCGGAG ATCTTCCATGGACTGCTGACACATAAGACTGTATGTTCCACATGTGGTGAAGAGACTGAGTCAGATGTGGGATTTTTGCATCTTCCTCTTGCATTGGCGGATTCCTactactttaaatattttagtgtG CTGAATGGACTTGAGAATTATTTCAGAGTGTCACATTTCAGCGGAGAAAACCGGATCTATTGTGACAAGTGTGATGCCAAATCTGACGCAACTACT GAATGTTTGATCAAGCATCTCCCTGAGGCCTTGATGCTACAGCTGAACAGGTTTAAGTTTGACTACAACAGCATGACGACCGTCAAAAATCACTGCACTGTACGCATTCCCTTCACTCTGCAGACACCAGAG ACTCAAACATATGAACTTTATGCGTTTGTGGACCATTTTGGCGATCTTACTGGTGGACATTACACCGCGACAATAAGGGTTGATGAGATGTGGCGTGAATTCGATGATTCAAATGTCACCTTG CCTGATCCCCATCTGTGTCAAATGGATTCCTTCAC ATCCTGCAATGCTTATCttcttttttacagaaaaatcaATG AATGCCCTGCTGATATCTGCTCTCAGGACAGTGTTTCTACTGGCGGAGGGTTCGGAGGAGTGGAGAGTGAATTCCAACCCGTTTGTGATGTAGAGGATCAGGGAGTCGGACGAGTTTCTGGCATCAAATCTGTCTGTTCGGATGGACAGGGACATCAGGAAATGATGGACTCAAATG
- the LOC137590655 gene encoding ubiquitin carboxyl-terminal hydrolase 12-like isoform X3 produces MNYLVKDGNKSPKTAHSPVPTGENHGLFNQGATCYLNSVLQVLFMTEGFHAAVKKHTSEYPDTECVDRHLTDLFEDLKENTAHTKMITEKLGISRVDVQHDAAEYFQKILSLTSQTASEIFHGLLTHKTVCSTCGEETESDVGFLHLPLALADSYYFKYFSVLNGLENYFRVSHFSGENRIYCDKCDAKSDATTECLIKHLPEALMLQLNRFKFDYNSMTTVKNHCTVRIPFTLQTPETQTYELYAFVDHFGDLTGGHYTATIRVDEMWREFDDSNVTLPDPHLCQMDSFTSCNAYLLFYRKINECPADICSQDSVSTGGGFGGVESEFQPVCDVEDQGVGRVSGIKSVCSDGQGHQEMMDSNEYEAQPEASAGNDVMTVQLQR; encoded by the exons ATGAATTATCTGGTAAAAGATGGAAATAAATCCCCCAAAACTGCACATTCTCCAG TCCCAACAGGTGAGAATCACGGCTTGTTCAACCAGGGGGCAACCTGTTACCTGAACAGTGTCTTGCAGGTGTTGTTTATGACTGAAGGCTTCCACGCAGCAGTGAAAAA GCATACTAGTGAATATCCTGACACTGAATGCGTTGATCGTCACCTGACAGACTTGTTTGaggatttaaaagaaaacacagcacacacgaAGATGATTACAGAGAAACTAGGCATCAGTAGAG tggATGTACAACATGATGCTGCGGAGTACTTTCAGAAGATTTTAAGTCTGACAAGTCAAACGGCATCGGAG ATCTTCCATGGACTGCTGACACATAAGACTGTATGTTCCACATGTGGTGAAGAGACTGAGTCAGATGTGGGATTTTTGCATCTTCCTCTTGCATTGGCGGATTCCTactactttaaatattttagtgtG CTGAATGGACTTGAGAATTATTTCAGAGTGTCACATTTCAGCGGAGAAAACCGGATCTATTGTGACAAGTGTGATGCCAAATCTGACGCAACTACT GAATGTTTGATCAAGCATCTCCCTGAGGCCTTGATGCTACAGCTGAACAGGTTTAAGTTTGACTACAACAGCATGACGACCGTCAAAAATCACTGCACTGTACGCATTCCCTTCACTCTGCAGACACCAGAG ACTCAAACATATGAACTTTATGCGTTTGTGGACCATTTTGGCGATCTTACTGGTGGACATTACACCGCGACAATAAGGGTTGATGAGATGTGGCGTGAATTCGATGATTCAAATGTCACCTTG CCTGATCCCCATCTGTGTCAAATGGATTCCTTCAC ATCCTGCAATGCTTATCttcttttttacagaaaaatcaATG AATGCCCTGCTGATATCTGCTCTCAGGACAGTGTTTCTACTGGCGGAGGGTTCGGAGGAGTGGAGAGTGAATTCCAACCCGTTTGTGATGTAGAGGATCAGGGAGTCGGACGAGTTTCTGGCATCAAATCTGTCTGTTCGGATGGACAGGGACATCAGGAAATGATGGACTCAAATG
- the LOC137590655 gene encoding ubiquitin carboxyl-terminal hydrolase 12-like isoform X2, whose product MNYLVKDGNKSPKTAHSPGENHGLFNQGATCYLNSVLQVLFMTEGFHAAVKKHTSEYPDTECVDRHLTDLFEDLKENTAHTKMITEKLGISRVDVQHDAAEYFQKILSLTSQTASEIFHGLLTHKTVCSTCGEETESDVGFLHLPLALADSYYFKYFSVLNGLENYFRVSHFSGENRIYCDKCDAKSDATTECLIKHLPEALMLQLNRFKFDYNSMTTVKNHCTVRIPFTLQTPETQTYELYAFVDHFGDLTGGHYTATIRVDEMWREFDDSNVTLPDPHLCQMDSFTSCNAYLLFYRKINECPADICSQDSVSTGGGFGGVESEFQPVCDVEDQGVGRVSGIKSVCSDGQGHQEMMDSNGKVDKEGINEQNESVLLGETMMIGEMKLSITSVQKHGGDISCEELEQQVEVRGDVQLVKDQISS is encoded by the exons ATGAATTATCTGGTAAAAGATGGAAATAAATCCCCCAAAACTGCACATTCTCCAG GTGAGAATCACGGCTTGTTCAACCAGGGGGCAACCTGTTACCTGAACAGTGTCTTGCAGGTGTTGTTTATGACTGAAGGCTTCCACGCAGCAGTGAAAAA GCATACTAGTGAATATCCTGACACTGAATGCGTTGATCGTCACCTGACAGACTTGTTTGaggatttaaaagaaaacacagcacacacgaAGATGATTACAGAGAAACTAGGCATCAGTAGAG tggATGTACAACATGATGCTGCGGAGTACTTTCAGAAGATTTTAAGTCTGACAAGTCAAACGGCATCGGAG ATCTTCCATGGACTGCTGACACATAAGACTGTATGTTCCACATGTGGTGAAGAGACTGAGTCAGATGTGGGATTTTTGCATCTTCCTCTTGCATTGGCGGATTCCTactactttaaatattttagtgtG CTGAATGGACTTGAGAATTATTTCAGAGTGTCACATTTCAGCGGAGAAAACCGGATCTATTGTGACAAGTGTGATGCCAAATCTGACGCAACTACT GAATGTTTGATCAAGCATCTCCCTGAGGCCTTGATGCTACAGCTGAACAGGTTTAAGTTTGACTACAACAGCATGACGACCGTCAAAAATCACTGCACTGTACGCATTCCCTTCACTCTGCAGACACCAGAG ACTCAAACATATGAACTTTATGCGTTTGTGGACCATTTTGGCGATCTTACTGGTGGACATTACACCGCGACAATAAGGGTTGATGAGATGTGGCGTGAATTCGATGATTCAAATGTCACCTTG CCTGATCCCCATCTGTGTCAAATGGATTCCTTCAC ATCCTGCAATGCTTATCttcttttttacagaaaaatcaATG AATGCCCTGCTGATATCTGCTCTCAGGACAGTGTTTCTACTGGCGGAGGGTTCGGAGGAGTGGAGAGTGAATTCCAACCCGTTTGTGATGTAGAGGATCAGGGAGTCGGACGAGTTTCTGGCATCAAATCTGTCTGTTCGGATGGACAGGGACATCAGGAAATGATGGACTCAAATGGTAAGGTGGACAAGGAAGGAATAAATGAACAGAATGAAAGTGTGTTATTAGGAGAAACGATGATGATAGGAGAAATGAAGCTCTCGATAACATCTGTTCAAAAACATGGAGGCGATATTAGTTGTGAAGAACTTGAGCAACAGGTAGAGGTGAGAGGAGATGTTCAACTAGTTAAAGACcaaatcagtagctag
- the LOC137590655 gene encoding ubiquitin carboxyl-terminal hydrolase 12-like isoform X1: MNYLVKDGNKSPKTAHSPVPTGENHGLFNQGATCYLNSVLQVLFMTEGFHAAVKKHTSEYPDTECVDRHLTDLFEDLKENTAHTKMITEKLGISRVDVQHDAAEYFQKILSLTSQTASEIFHGLLTHKTVCSTCGEETESDVGFLHLPLALADSYYFKYFSVLNGLENYFRVSHFSGENRIYCDKCDAKSDATTECLIKHLPEALMLQLNRFKFDYNSMTTVKNHCTVRIPFTLQTPETQTYELYAFVDHFGDLTGGHYTATIRVDEMWREFDDSNVTLPDPHLCQMDSFTSCNAYLLFYRKINECPADICSQDSVSTGGGFGGVESEFQPVCDVEDQGVGRVSGIKSVCSDGQGHQEMMDSNGKVDKEGINEQNESVLLGETMMIGEMKLSITSVQKHGGDISCEELEQQVEVRGDVQLVKDQISS; the protein is encoded by the exons ATGAATTATCTGGTAAAAGATGGAAATAAATCCCCCAAAACTGCACATTCTCCAG TCCCAACAGGTGAGAATCACGGCTTGTTCAACCAGGGGGCAACCTGTTACCTGAACAGTGTCTTGCAGGTGTTGTTTATGACTGAAGGCTTCCACGCAGCAGTGAAAAA GCATACTAGTGAATATCCTGACACTGAATGCGTTGATCGTCACCTGACAGACTTGTTTGaggatttaaaagaaaacacagcacacacgaAGATGATTACAGAGAAACTAGGCATCAGTAGAG tggATGTACAACATGATGCTGCGGAGTACTTTCAGAAGATTTTAAGTCTGACAAGTCAAACGGCATCGGAG ATCTTCCATGGACTGCTGACACATAAGACTGTATGTTCCACATGTGGTGAAGAGACTGAGTCAGATGTGGGATTTTTGCATCTTCCTCTTGCATTGGCGGATTCCTactactttaaatattttagtgtG CTGAATGGACTTGAGAATTATTTCAGAGTGTCACATTTCAGCGGAGAAAACCGGATCTATTGTGACAAGTGTGATGCCAAATCTGACGCAACTACT GAATGTTTGATCAAGCATCTCCCTGAGGCCTTGATGCTACAGCTGAACAGGTTTAAGTTTGACTACAACAGCATGACGACCGTCAAAAATCACTGCACTGTACGCATTCCCTTCACTCTGCAGACACCAGAG ACTCAAACATATGAACTTTATGCGTTTGTGGACCATTTTGGCGATCTTACTGGTGGACATTACACCGCGACAATAAGGGTTGATGAGATGTGGCGTGAATTCGATGATTCAAATGTCACCTTG CCTGATCCCCATCTGTGTCAAATGGATTCCTTCAC ATCCTGCAATGCTTATCttcttttttacagaaaaatcaATG AATGCCCTGCTGATATCTGCTCTCAGGACAGTGTTTCTACTGGCGGAGGGTTCGGAGGAGTGGAGAGTGAATTCCAACCCGTTTGTGATGTAGAGGATCAGGGAGTCGGACGAGTTTCTGGCATCAAATCTGTCTGTTCGGATGGACAGGGACATCAGGAAATGATGGACTCAAATGGTAAGGTGGACAAGGAAGGAATAAATGAACAGAATGAAAGTGTGTTATTAGGAGAAACGATGATGATAGGAGAAATGAAGCTCTCGATAACATCTGTTCAAAAACATGGAGGCGATATTAGTTGTGAAGAACTTGAGCAACAGGTAGAGGTGAGAGGAGATGTTCAACTAGTTAAAGACcaaatcagtagctag